The Haliaeetus albicilla chromosome 4, bHalAlb1.1, whole genome shotgun sequence genomic sequence gaaaaaagaaggaagaaaacccagTGGTGTGTGTTAAGGCCCTTCTGTTCCCCATACCAGCCCCTCGCCTTCATTTTATCACAGCGACTTGTGAATGTCTGGGGAGCCAGCAGCAGAGGTCATTTGGCAACTGTGAGCTGCTTGGTTGGCAGCATGGGGCAGGGCCCTGGCAGCCTGCTTCAGCTGAAGGCGTGGTAGAGTCTTGTGTAGCTGCCTATTCCCACATGTCGTTTGGATTTAGAATTTGACTCAGGCTGCTCAAATAACGACTCACTGACAGTTTCTTTGCACTTAAATGGCCTTTAAGTAGGGCGAGTCTCTCTCTGGAGGTGATTTGCTGGTTTTTAAGTCCTCCCTTGAGAAGCACTAAATTGGAAGCTACGAGTGACCAACTCCTGGATTGACTTGTGACCTAATTGCtaacaagttttttttttttccttagcacCGCCAGGTGCCTTCAACTTTGTGGGATCTGTCTGGATGCACTTTTCTGCGGGCTGGCGCACAGCTTCTGCAAGTGCAGCCATTCAGCTGCGAGGTGCTCAGCAGAAACTTGGGGCATTTACCTTTTTTGCCAAATGAGATGGAGGCTTTTCCTGCTGATCTGGATGGCAGGTGAATGACAACTCGAGCTGACAGCTGCTTCTGCAATATATCCTGCAGGAGACTGCTGCTCCGAACTTAATTTTGCCTCGCACCTTAACTGGCTTTAGTTTTACTGTAGCATAGCCCAGAGCACATTGTCAGTAGGATTTTGCTCTGTTCAGCAGATACTGAACAGGGCTCAACTACAACTCAGCTTcttaagagaggaaaaacagcaaTTCCATTTAACTTTCTGGTTAAAATGGTCCTGGTAAAAGAGTTGTTAGATTCTGGAAAACACAACTAGTGGATTTCTTAGGTAAACAATAAAAAGTAAACCATACAGCTGCCTTTTGAAGGGATGAGCAGCGATAGCGTTTCAGAAGGAATTGCATTTAGGTGGTTCTGCTGGAAGATGAACTGAGGGAGGGGGGGATACCCTGTAACTTTGCCACGTGTTGGCAGCACATTTctcaaaaaggcaaaagaaacacaaacataGTTAGAATACAGGAATTGCAGAGATTGTTACCTCTGCTCCCAGGGAAGAGCAACCAGCTACAGGATCAATGATGTACCTTGTTTCTCTTAACCCAACAGCTGAATAATATTTAATCTATGTTGAGGTGACCTCTGCCTGCATTCAGTTCCAGGGCAGCAACCCCCAGCTGGCAGTAAATACTGTTTGCAGAGACAATAGCTATGTTATGGCCCAGCAAGAATAATGTGAGCACCAGCAAGAATAACAAGAGCATTGTATGGTAGCGGTCAGCAGGGGCAGCAAGTCATGGATGTGTTTGTGGGCTACGTGATGCCCTTGGGCTTCAGCAGCCCTTTCCCTTTGTGTACGGGactgtgtattttgtttctaaGGGAATTTTATGAGAGCTACTTCAGTGTGGGTTTGGCAGTTAAGAGGACAGGCACTTCAGCGATGGAATAAATGTCAAGACCATTGCTTCTGGATAAGAGCATAGGCGTCAAGCATCACCTGAGCAAGTAGAAGAGGACAGAAGAGCAATTGAGGCAAGAGCTTGCACAGGGGCTTGGCAGGCGTGTGTGGGGCAGGGTGAGCCGGTGTGTTCAGAGCTCAGTACGAAGCAGGCTGCTGCCCCTGTCCTGCACTGGTATTTCCCATAGCACAATAGTGCAGTAGCATTATGTAGGCATGATTTTCTGTAATGTTATCTGGGAAAACTACACTTGCACCAAATAAGTTATTTGACAATATACAGTGAATTACAGGGTGCTGCCAAAGTGACTGTAGTGCCCTTACACCACCACCCCCTGctacacacacacccccgccCCCAGTTGACCACCTAGAGAAAGAGCATTTAACTGGCTGAACATGGGCTTGTTTGTCATCATAGGATTAGAAATTTCGGGCTTACTTTGCAGACAAGGCATGTTTTAGGTGAAACAACCACTTTGGCTTCTGCTCTGTCATATTTGAGAAGCCACATGGTCCCCATGCTGTCAGACACTGTCATTCTCCATGCCACCCAGCCTGAAATTGTGGTGTATTATTTGCACTGTTTAACACCAAGGAAGCCAGTGACTGCCTCGAGGATGGCCTAAATTGACCAGATGGGACACGGAGAGCACAAGAGCAACACACCAGCACAAGCATTAGGCTGGGCTGTGCACGACCACACGTGTGCTCACAGGAAGAGAGTCCTGCAGGTGATATGCAAACGGTTGCCTGCAGTAATGGCCCTTCCCTTGCTCCAAAACGGTGGCTCAAGGTAGGCAGCGGATGGCAGCTCTGCCAAACTCCTATTTACTGAGGACGCAGTGGCTTCCTGGGATGCGAGGATGACAACAAGGCTGCCAGCAAAGTGCTGGAGTTACTTCTGGAGGCAGGCGGTCAGTGTCTGCAGTTCCTCAGTAAGAACCTCGTGCTGAGATGGTGCACATCCCCCTCCACAGCCCAAAACAGTTGCCCTGCGTGCGATAGGATCAGCCCCTGACAGTGTGTTTTGCCTGCACTTGAGCACGGGGAGGGCAGATCAGCCAGCACTGAGGAATCGGGTGAGTCAGTCTGTGTGGCTGTCAGGTTTATCGTTGGGTGCTGGAATGCTGCTTCCAGGTAAGAGATCCTATCTAGTGGGACCTAGTGTGTGCCTACACACCTAACTAGATAGCAGAGTCCTGCACCATTAGTCACCACGAAGCCAGCCTTAACCCCTTGCTGTCCTTCCTACAGTGCTCCTCGCAACACGAGAGAGGGCACAGCAGATGGCAACATGGATGCTCAGATCGGCGTGCAGCATCCCCCTTGGCTAAGAGCTGTCATCTGCTTGGCCTGAAAAGTATCAAAGGGCACCTACTCAGGGCCTGATCTCAGCACAGGGCGAGGGACTGATACTGTGCAAACTGCAGAACACCAATAAAAGTTGATAGTTAACCCTCTTCTACCAGCGAGGTGTGACTTTGGCCTGTCAAGGAAACACGCTAGCAAGCGAGGTCACGGGCACCAGCCAGCAGCAACGGCAGCCCCTGAGGATTAAACCCAGTTCAGTgcagagccaggctgctgcACCCGGGCTGGGACGTGCAGCACCGTGGTGGGCCGTGGCATGCCAGCGGTGAGGGCGCGGGTATGTGACACCCCCCATTCCGAGGGCAGCACCCCGTGGGGTTCGTGCACACAGACCATGCTATTCCTGCACCATGCAAGTGTAGTTTCCTCACCAGTCCCCCACGATCCCTTGTGATAAGAGCCCCGCACAGCCCTCCAGCACATGCCTCCCTGTCCCTCCCCACAGTTAAGTTTTTATGGTAATTAATATTCtagcagaagcaaagaaaacaccACACACTTTTTTTGTCCTCATAGATAACTAATCTCAATACTTCTCTTTGAATAAAATTTGTTCAGCTTTTCACAAAATATAGTACAGTTATTTAAACAACATTGAAGAGCATCAGTAACGGAAGAGGCAAAAAACCAACATGTAAATTGGCTACAGCATACAGGGCACACGGCAACGgctcctttccccctcctgccACTTGTTGCTGAGAAGCCTGGCTCAAACACAAGTTGATTGTATTAACCTACCGTTAGATCAAAGCTGAAAATGCTCTTGCATTTTTCAATAGGCAACAGTTTGTAGCTAatcttggatttctttttttttttttccctttaaaaaaaaagctttacacAGTCAGTtgcactttggaaaaaaacaaaaacaacaaaacaccacctTTGACACGGTTTTGTTCATTGTATTGCATGATGTGTGTTTAGCTGTATCTACAAAAGGCACTATAGAAAGAGAGGAGTCCAGCAAGGCGTGGATTGGAGCAGGCTGGAATCATTTAATGCCCTGGATTACAACACGAGACTACCCACAGCGTCTCTGTGCCTGACCTGCCTCGCTGCCGAGAACACACCTGTCCCAAACCCATACCAAAGGTCACTACGGCTTCTGTATGTACGAACCAGGCTATAATACAACTATTTACAGTTTGTAACACAACATGGTACAATTCTGTCCACGGTGAAGTACTGCAGCATGCTGGAGGGAGTGAGCCCTCTGTGTAAGAGTGCTGACATGAGCGGCTGAGCAGTCCCTGCCGAGCCCTCCATCCCTGCACCGCTGGCCCCTCTGGCCAGAATGCCCCAGAGACATTCATGCAGTACCTTGGCAGTACCTTTATCAGTAGATGTGCCACTCAAGTGTCCCCTCACTTCTCAGGCTTTGGGTTTAAAATGAGGTGGAAACCTTCTTGACTGAAGTGGTCCGAGGGCGTTCAGAACAACCTCAGATCCTTGCAGTCCCGCAGGAGCAAAGCCAGCAGTTGTTCTCCAGTGCTCAAGCAGCCAGGTCACGGTGCCACGCTTGAATGAGGGCAAAAAGGACTCAAGTAGTGGCTGGGCAGTTACATACATGATCACCACTTAGGGtagcggggaaaaaaaacaaaatcgGGTGCTTTCACAAGCAGGCTGAAGCCAGAGGCAGCCATCTCTCGCCAGCTGTGCCCCATCCCGTGCCGCAGCCAAAGCCCCTCACCCTCGCTGCATTCAGTGAAGTTGACAACCAGGCCCCCCCGCCATCACTCTACTTATCGAAACCCAGCTGTCACCACCACTTAATGCCAGGCACCAGTTCTGtcagtgctctgctgctgtctgaCCTAGGGAAGTGAAAAACGCTTAGGAAGCTGGAGGAAAGAGACTACAAATGCTCTACTGAGTTTTCCTAAATTAACTGCTCACTCTCGAACCCGGCACTGTCTCCAACAGAggcacagctttgaaaaaagcagcaagaagtgTTGTAGCTGGCTGGCTagaaaacccagctgctccccaggaGAGACAGACTGCCGCCTGGCTTGAAAAACCTCCCCGCCATGCACACACTACCTGCTGCAGAAGCACAACCACCCTCTTAGGGTTGGTTGTGCCACGCTCAGCTGCTGCACCGCGTTCCAcagctggcaggcagggcgctGGGGCTGCCTACCTCACCCCAGGTAACCTGCACGGCACCAGGCAGACACGAGAAACTCACCCTGCTGCAGAGGCGAGAGGCACGGAGCAGCATCCACCCCTTCCCAGAGCACATGGCAGCTCGGGAGGAGGCTACTCCTGGGCTCCTTGCAAACCCCGTGCTGGGACAGCAGCCTCGTCACCCGTGCAACCCCTCAGCCCTCCGGGGCGAGTTGCTCCATGGAGTGGAGCTGGATGCCCACCGCAGAGCGGCGGGGCGAACCCAGGAGTcggtgctgcagagctgagcccCACCGGCACCAGTCCCTGCCCGGCCCCGAGCCCCCTGCCTGGGGAGAGCCTGCAGGCGCTTGCCCCAGGGAGAAGGGACCTTTGGGACCGCCTGGTCCCCACCTGCGCTGCAGACAGTTGGGACCCTCTCCCTGCCCGCCTCAAGGGCTGGGTGGCAgttcctccctgcagccccttcctcctgcaccgCCACTGCCTGCGAAGCCCCCAGCCCgcgcagctccctccctcccgcccagCGTGCCGCTGCCCCAGCGGGGCCAGCGGCAACATCGCACTGgggcccccagccccctcctccgCAACACGGAGCTGTGCCCGGGGACCTGGgtgcagcacagcagggagGCAGTCCACACTGCCAGCTCTCCCCGGCCCCCTCGCATCCCCCCAGGGTTCTGGCGAGCGGCTCGGTGCCGGTGCCAGTGCATCACCCAGGGTTGGGAGCCAccacctgccctgcctgctgcagctctccccTTCACCCCAGCACCAGCGAGACCTGCCCAGAGGCTCACTGTGGGACACAAATCAGTGCTCGAGGGCTACCTGCCACCTGACCGACCCGCAAGCAGCAGcaccccaggaccccaaacAGGGCGTGGGACCCCAAATGGGGCATACACGACGGTGCCAGGCTCCAGGcctccctgtccctctgcctcCATGTCGCTGGCAAcacctccccctgccctgcctggggccGTGGCTGCTCTGTGCCCTGCGGGTGCACTCGCTCGGTCCCGGGCAGCACTGCCACGGTGGGGCTGAGGATGCCGGGGTGGCCCAGCTGCCACCCCCTCTTCTGTGGCCCAGGGTCTTTGCAACCCTCTCCTCCCTGTGGCTGGGGTCACTGAGGCTCTCTCCGGTCACACGTGGGACAGCGGGACCTGCTTGTGGTAGGAGGCCATGCTGGGCAGCACCGTCCTGCCTGCCAGCGCCGGGCTGGCCTCACCGTACACGGAGGCACCCGCAGGCTTCCTGGCCTGGCAGCAGCGGGCCGTGAAGCGCCTCCAGGACTCAAGTGTCTTTCCGGACCAGATCCAGACGCCGGATGTGATGCCCACCACAAGGCACATGAAGTACTTAAGCATGAAGACGGCGTAGTCGGGCTTGGGACGGTGGGGGTCCCCCGGGCAGGAGCAGTTCTGCGCCCGCTCCCATGCCTCCCGGTTGTGCTGCTCGTAGATGTAGCAGGCGATGACGATGGTGGCAGGTACCGTGTAGAGCACGGTGAAGATGCCGATGCGGATCATCAGCTTCTCCAGCTTGTCAGTCTTGGTGCCGCCCTGCTTGATCACGCTGCGGATGCGAAAGAGAGAGACGAAGCCGGCCAGCAGGAAGAGGCTGCCGGTGAAGAGATAAACCACCAGTGGTGCCAGCACGAAGCCCCGCAGGTTCTCCAGGCTCTGGTTGCCCACGTAGCAAACCCCAGCCACTGGGTCGCCATCCACGGAGCTGAGTGCCAGTACAGCGATGGATTTGGCGCTGGGTATGAGCCAGGCAGCCAGGTGGAAGTACTGCGCGTAGCTAGCGATGGCCTCGTTGCCCCACTTCATGCCGGCTGCCAGGAACCAGGTGAGGGACAGGATGACCCACCAGATGGAGCTGGCCATGCCAAAGAagtagaggagaaggaaaaccaCGGTGCAGAGAGCCGGGCCCGTGGTCTCATAGTGGATGTGGTGGTGCTCCGGGTTGCAAGCCACGTTGGCGTGCCCTGCCACCAGCCGCACGATGTAGCCCACGGAGACAAAGAGGTAGCAAGCAGAGAGGAAGATGATGGGTCGCTCGGGGTACTTGAAGCGCTCCATGTCGATGAGGAAGGTGGCCACGGTGGTGGAGGTGGAAAGGAAGCAGAGGATGGACCAGAGGCCGATCCAGAAGGTGGCAAAAGTCTTCTCATCCTGGGTGAAGTAGGGCTGGTAGCAGGGGATGGCGCAGTTGGGTACCTGCCCAGTCCTGATACGGTTGTACAGCGGATGGGACTCCTTGGAGATGGGGATCAGGGGTGCTTTGCACTTGCAAGTCCGGCCGCAGTCCATCCCCGAGGGGCGCTGCCCATCGAGCGGCGTCAGGTTTTTGGCCGCGTCCTTGGCCGGGTGCGTGGGCTTCCCAAAGAAGGGCGGCAGGGTGGTGGCTTCCGTGCGGTTGTAT encodes the following:
- the FZD5 gene encoding frizzled-5 produces the protein MGGRGLPVPLVLGLPLLLGLPAAGRAASKALVCQEITVPMCKGIGYNLTYMPNQFNHDTQDEAGLEVHQFWPLVEIQCSPDLRFFLCSMYTPICLPDYTKPLPPCRSVCERAKAGCSPIMQQYGFAWPERMSCDSLPVLGDTEVLCMGYNRTEATTLPPFFGKPTHPAKDAAKNLTPLDGQRPSGMDCGRTCKCKAPLIPISKESHPLYNRIRTGQVPNCAIPCYQPYFTQDEKTFATFWIGLWSILCFLSTSTTVATFLIDMERFKYPERPIIFLSACYLFVSVGYIVRLVAGHANVACNPEHHHIHYETTGPALCTVVFLLLYFFGMASSIWWVILSLTWFLAAGMKWGNEAIASYAQYFHLAAWLIPSAKSIAVLALSSVDGDPVAGVCYVGNQSLENLRGFVLAPLVVYLFTGSLFLLAGFVSLFRIRSVIKQGGTKTDKLEKLMIRIGIFTVLYTVPATIVIACYIYEQHNREAWERAQNCSCPGDPHRPKPDYAVFMLKYFMCLVVGITSGVWIWSGKTLESWRRFTARCCQARKPAGASVYGEASPALAGRTVLPSMASYHKQVPLSHV